Genomic DNA from Oryza sativa Japonica Group chromosome 5, ASM3414082v1:
cgccgccgccgccgcgggtggTGCGTCGAAGCGGATGaactgctgctgcggcggcgtcgtcggtggcgggtacatggtggtggtggtggtggcggcggcggcgaagcaggcgtcgccgctcgagctggTGACggacgaggaggccggcgagagCGCCGGCGCCATCGCTGACGACGTGCATTGGCtcggcgccgaggcggcggcgcgcggctgcaCGGCGCCCATGGCTTTCTTCTTGAGCTTGGTGTTCCAGTAGTTCTTGACGTCGTTGTCAGTCCGGCCGGGGAGCTTCGACGCGATGATGGACCACCTGGCAACGCACGCAAACAGAGTCAGTTCAAGAACTCAGAACAGGATCagtgaaagaaaaaagaaatattcaTCTCCGGCTTAAATCATCACCTGCTTCCAATCGAGTTGTAGAGCGAGCAGATGATGTGGTCCTCCTGCTCGGTGTAGCCGCCGTGCTTGATGTCCGGCCTCAGGTAGTTGAGCCACCGGAGCCTGCAGCTCTTGCCGCAGCGGTTGAGCCCTGAATCACACAAGAGAACACGCAGACATCAGAATTCACATACAAACATGGCGTTTCATCACCGGCTagcatcgacgacgacgagcagtGCACTAATACCGACCTGCTTTCTGCGGGAGCGCGATCCAGTTGCCGCCGATGCCGTGGCTCTGGACGTAGCTCCGCAGCTGctcgtcctcctccggcgacCACGGCCCCCGCTTCACGCTCGCCTTGTCGCAGCACGGCGCGCGCCCCATTTTTTTTGCACAATCCTCCTCACCACCCGCGGCCTCCCTCGCAGTCGCAGCAACCAAccaagcgatcgatcgatcgatctcgagCAGAAGACGATATGCGCGTCACCGGCTCGTGTCTACTCCAAGCACAGGGACGGCAGCGACCGAGACCGACCGATGCAATGCAACCCGCGACGGGTTGATTTATAGCGGCCTTAcgcgacggggagagagagggatggaTTGCCTTTCGCGGTTGGGCCCCAGCCGCCAGAGCGGCACGGCGTTGCATTCTCTCGTCTCGCGAAAGGGAGTTTGTAGTACAATTTTGCGCCATAGGCCGTGTTTATTTCccttcaaactttaaaaaattccgtcacatcaaatatttgaatttaaactttaaaaaattccgtcacatcaaatatttgaatacatatatgaagcattaaatatggaaaaaaaccaattgcacagtttgcatgtaaattgcgaaacgaatcttttgagtctaattacgccatgatttgacaatgtgatgctacagtaaacatttgctaatgaaggattaattaaacttaataaaTTCACCTCACAGTTTATAtgtgaaatctgtaatttattttgttattagtctacctttaatactttaaatatatattatgtatgtctgtatacttttaaaaattttttgtCACACTAACCAACTAAACGTGGCCATAGTAACATCCTGCCTGCATTATTCCTCCTCCCCTACCGTCGAGCCGTCCCTATCGTGTGTGCTAGCTCTCCATTTTGTCGTCTCGCGTGTGTGCGAGTGTTATATTAGCCCTTTCATTTATTTATCCTAGTACTATTTGTTTTAGGATAGCAGCAATTTTGCCTTTGACCAGACGAGTTAGCCATGCTTTCACACACGAAGAAGCCTCAACGTGTATTGATGATCCTGGGCAGGGTCAATCCCTTTGTGTTCACTGCATATCATTGTTTCCCTTTGGCGTTAAGTACGTGGAAAAGGAGGTGTCATGCATCGGAGCACTTCTCTCCGTGTTTCGATTCTCTCAAAAGTGTGCGTCCAAACGCTAGCCGAAGGAGAAAAGCTGAGCCGGCCCGGCCGGAATCGGCGAACTCATCGTCGTCAATAGAAAAATGGAAGCAAAGTTTTTGCCAGAATATAATGGGAAAGCCTACCAGCCATCAACAAGTTGCTGCTTGGCTCATTGGCTGCATTGGCAGTTGTCAGGTTTGTCAAACTCTTGACATATTTGTTTCTGCTCGACGCCTTTTCCATATTATTCTGACATGCTAAAGAGGGGcacattagtttttttttttttgggtgatgcTTTCGGTTTCGTCCTATGTACGGGTTGTGTGGTCCAAGCTTAGAGTCGAGAAGTGTATGCAATTATGCAAGCATGAATCATCATGAGACACAAAGAGTGATTAAACAAACTAACAAATTATAGGAGTTCTAAATTCGAATGCTTTTGATTAGTGTGTCTGGGACAGCCTTAGTTTTGCGGTTACGCGAGCCCCATGTTTTTGACATCACCATCACATGGTAGTATGGCAAAACACACTAAACTACTCGTAGGGCTACTCTTTTTTTAGTCTCTCCTGATAAGTCCCATCTTTTTCTTTAACTTCTCTAATGACAAGTCATGATCAGTCATAATTCAAGACGAGAGGAAATTCCTCGATTGATATGGAGTGTTTGTCgcatcccttatatgccacccAGTGACGTCGAGATAAATCTCCAAATATTAAGTGAAAAATAATCATTCTGGGTAGTGTCATACTGTCATCATGTCCTCATGGGATGAACTAATGAGCTAATGATCAGTGCAACAAGGAAATGCAAATTATATCTATAAAAAAAGCAGCAAGCAAGGAATGCAAACTATCTATACTCCTTATAAAAGTTATAAGGGAGAACTCTTTTTTCGAAGAAAAAGGACATGTGGTGTTAGACGCTGCACATATCGACCACTCccatgagaaagaaaaaaaagggagagtgTGAGACTAAAAAAATCCACAAGTCAGGAACAAATATCTACATCAATTGAATTAAAAGATTATAATAATAGATTAATGatattttctttaattaattaaaatcgTGTTGCAACATACGGGCATTCTGgtagtttctcaaaaaaaaaaggaatgcaAACTACGGCCCACATGGAAAGCTCAAAATGCACGCAAATTGGTCCAAACCGGCCCAATCCAGTGGCATcgagagaaggaaaaagtacaccgaaggtccctcaacttgtcatcgagttacaaaatcgtcctccaaccgcaaaaccggatacaacgcatcctccaacttacaaaaccagggcaaactaggtccctcggcggttttgacctCAGTTTTTTCCGACGTagcagctgactcagcgtggaacccacatgtcagcgtggaacccacatgtcaggatgccacgtcatctctctctttcccctcttctctctcagcTTTCACCTCGTCTGGGTGGGCAGGCCGGCCGACGGGTTGGGGAGGAAGCcgacggggcgaggcgggagaggaggaggttcGGCGGCCGGTGGGCaggcgggtcggcggcggcaggcaggcGACAGGCGGAGCGGAGGCGGCCTCCCCacgccatggacgacgacggcgatgacggcctTGCTATCCCCATCCCGCTCCCCGTCGGCGCCATCCGCCTccgctctctcctctccccgttCTTGTCCTCTCTCTGCCCTCTAAATGGTCGATGTCGACAGCCGCCTGCCGGTGCGGCCTGACCTTCTGCGCCCCTGCCGCCGCAGCCCCTTCCTCTCCCGCAGCGTGCCTgcccaccgccggccggccactCCGGCCCGCGTCGTTGCCCGCTTCGCCCACCATTTGCCCGGTCCTCCGGCAGGCCGGTGCGGCTGCCGCATCACCGGTCGTTTCCGCGTGGCggtgggcgacggcgcgcggtgcCTGTCGCTCCGGTGCCCGGACCCGTCCTGCTCGGTCGCCGGCGAAACAAACAACAAAACTCTCGCATATCAAATTTGGCACGAGCTCTCGCATAGCCGCTGAAAATTTACAAGCACAAAGATACTATCCGGCAATCCAGGCCATAGATGACGACGATTAATTTATGAGCAGATTAAGAACCAATTAAACAGTACACGAAGAAACGGGGAGAGAATTCGAAGAACGATGAAAGCGAACAAGTCCCTAGACCATGCGGCTAGCTGGGCAAGGGCGCCGGCAGCTGGAACGGCTCCGGCAGCCGGACCTCGCCTCCTGCTGCGATCGACCGGCTGCAGCCGAAGCAGCTCCAGCAAGCCATCACCCCAACCCCTTCCCTTCCTTCCCAACCCGCCGGCCGACCTGCCCACCCAGACGAGGAGAAACCTGAGAGAGAAGAGGCGACGGGCGGAGCGGCAGCCTCGCCGTCGCGTGCCTCCACGCTCGCccacgccgtcgccttcggcctgCCCTCCCGcgtggcagccgccgccgccgcctcctctccgccacGACGCTCGcatccgccgccatcgcctctccgccgcagctaccgcctccgccctctccgccacgACACTCGCACGCCTGCTGCCGCCTCTCCGCCACAACGCTGGTCCGCTGCCTTCCCCTTCTCTCGTGTCTCAGCCGccacgttgccgccgccgcatcgcccgcCGGCCGTCGGACCTCTCACCCTGGCAaccccctccccaccgccggccgccctgCTGATGACGTTGCATCCTAACAAGTCGAGACGAAAGGAGGGGACAGGAAaggaagggagaggctggccgacgtggcatcctgacatatggggcccacgtgggttccacgctgagtcagccgcCATGTCAGCTAAAACCGGGATCAGTATgcactggttttataagttgggggatgcgttgtatccggttttgtggttgggggacgattttgtaactcgatgccaagttgagggaccttcggtgtacttttttcctCGAGAGAATTTTGCATCCCAAGGAAATTCAAATTCAGGCCCATATAGAAAGCCCAAATGCAACCCAAGTTCATCCAAATCGGCCCATTCCAATCTAACCGGGCCGGTTGGTGCGGCCCACATGACGGGATCGCCACCGGCCGGCCAGGCTGTAGCCTCTCTGACCTTCGGCTCGTCATCTCCCCCTTTCACCGTGCGCTGCTTCGGTTTGCTCGGGCGGAGAAAGGAAGGGCAGCGTCGCGGTTGCTTGCTTCCTCCCGAATCCTCGCCTCGATCTCGCTCGCGGGCGGGCGGAGGGATCGTGATCGGGATCGGGATCGGGGGCGCGCGAAGATGAGCGTGATCGACATCCTCACGCGGGTGGACTCCATCTGCAAGAAGTACGACAAGTACGACGTCGAGAGGCTCAACGGCGCcaacgtcgccggcgaggacccCTTCGCCCGCCTCTACGGCTCCATCGACGCCGACATCAACGAATGCGTCGAGGTCTGGATGCGaattcccttcctcctctctgtcTCCGCGTCCGATTTGGTGGTTGGCTGGCTCCTCCCCTCGATCTGAATCTGGGGGGCACTTTGTTTCAGAAAGCGGAGGCGGCGAAGCAGGAGAAGAACCGCGCCACGGTGGTCGCGCTCAACGCGGAGATCCGGCGAACCAAGGCCAAGCTCGTCGAGGAGGACCTGCCCAAGCTGCAGCGCCTCGCGCTGAAGAAGGTTACTGATCTATACACTCCCCCTTCTTAGTTTGGGTGAATCATGCTAGATCTGCGGATACTGTGGCCCGAGGACTCGGTCTCTCCTTGTTTTAGTGTAGTACTCGTAGTAGCTTCCACCTTACCGCGGATGGTGGATGTCTAAATTTAGGATGACTGTAAGGAGGCTCTCGTCGTTGAGGAAGTGATTTGCATGGGCCATTTGATGTTGATGGAATGGAATTTAGGATTGGTGGActatgtttgattttttgggGGGAAATTTGGGGTTTCGACTGTCTGGGACTAGACTTTTCTAAATTTTACTATGAACGAGTCAAGACTTTTCATTGGATTGCTAGAATGAACACTAATCGGGTGAAACTGGGGTCTAGATAGTCTCACAGAGGAACTCACCACATAGTCGTGTGGTTACACATTGTATTCTGTAATTGGCGTCAAATATGCTGTGCACAATCCATATGAGGTCTCTTCATCGTTTCAGTAGCCTGTGTTTATTAAAGactagatttatttattttaattaggcTATTGGGTAAAGGTGATGCAGTTGATGTTAAGCCTTCCAATATTTTCTGTTGACCCAGAACTTAATGTACTCTACATTTTAACTTGACATTGCCATAGTGTTAACTTTGTAAGATTGTTGTTCCCTTGCTAAAGATTTCTGTCCACGCCACCTGCATGTTTGCACTAGGCAATGTGATGTCCTTGACACTCTTTCTTCATACATGCCTGTGTTGGttatactatatttttaaaacatgCTTTTACATTATTCAATTATATGATATCTATAAATTGTACATAACAGTTTTTCACCTAGAATTTTGAAGAATTGGTTTTCAATattttgttgcaacttgcaacagGTCAAAGGGCTCACAAAAGAGGAACTCGCGACCCGTAGTGATCTGGTTGCTGCCTTACCCGATAGAATACAATCAATACCAGATGGTAGTTCAAGTGCAAAGAAAAATGGGACTTGGGGCGCCTCAGGATCCCGTACTGGTGGAGCCATTAAGTTTGACACTTCTGGTTAGTAAGCATCATTCAACATATCACATGTGTGTTCTGTATATTGATATacaaaatatgcatattttttttctttaaagatGTGTCCAACTTCTACTTCCCCTACGCATCGGTTGTTCTAGATTGCAGTAAGCTGTACATTTTGCATTTGTCGGTTCATTTTATAAGTATCCTGCATGTGTATGAGGTCGCGTTTCCAATTTATGAAGGAATCCTAATATTAGGTTCATGCTTCCATATGCACATGTGCTTTTTTACGACGTCATTTTTGGTACCGCACCATCATCAATGTCACGTGCCAACTTCTACTTTTTAGTACACTATGTTAGTGTATATTTTGATTAGGTAACTCTTGTTTCTATATCAGTATGACAGTGTTGAAATATACAACCATCAGATTGACAGAGTTTTGATCAACCATGCGTGCCATCATGCCTAAAGTTGTTTGAGCAATGGTTTTCTGTTTCTTTTCTCATCATTTCGGGCATGCTCCTGTTGGATGCTCTTGTTGGTCCTCTTGAAGGAGTCATGAGCTGACTGATTAACCATGCGTGCAGTCATGCCTAAAGTTGTTTGAGCAATGgtttttctgtttcttttctCATCATTTCGGGCATGATCCTGTTAGATGCTTTTGTTGGTCCTCTTGAAGGAGCCATGAGCTGACCTACTTTCCCGCTTGCCACATACAGATGGCAACTTTGATGATGAGTACTTTAAGGGAACAGAAGAATCAAATCAGTTTCGTCGGGAATATGAGATGCGCAAAATGAAACAGGTAATATATTAATTCCCCGAACAcgcttttcttccttttcattTTTGGCTACTGCTGGAAGTGGGATTTCTTATGTAAGGTGACCTGTGTATGGAATTGAAATTCTGCAGGATGAAGGTTTGGATATTATCGGTGAAGGGCTGGAAACTCTGAAAAACATGGCATCTGATATGAATGAGGTTGGTTGCTGTGCTTCATCTTGAGTTATACAATACTATACGATGCAATGGTTATATGAAACATAGTTACCATGCTCAATTTTTGTGATCATCAGGAACTGGATAGGCAAGTTCCCTTGATGGATGAAATGGACGAGAAGGTTGGTTCTCCAATAGCCATGGATTCCTCTTCTGCAATTGTGCAATATCCAGCAATGCTTAGTTTATTTATCTCTTATTTATATGGTGTACTGATGAATGTAGGTGGATAGAGCCAACACAGATTTGAAGAATACCAACGTCAGACTAAAAGAGACCGTTCTTCAGGTAACACCTAGCACTAACTTCCCTTGGCATGCTTGGTTGATTGCTTGAGTTAAATACTTATTCGCTTCTCCTCGTGAACTGTTATCAGCTGAGATCTAGTCGCAACTTCTGCATTGATATCGTCCTGCTCTGTGTTATTCTTGGTATTGCGGCTTATCTTTACAAGTAAGTGTTTTTGTTTCCAGACAAGCTTCAATACCGAAGTAAACAATCTTCTCGACATTCTCTCTTTACACGACATAAGACCATTCCCACattcttaattatatttcttgCATATTTTCTTTTAGTCATACTAGTGAGGTAGCTTGTTACTATAGTTGTTAGACCATTTGCTAATATTTCTCCACGCTTTCGTGTTGCAGTGTTCTAAAAAAGTGAGACCGGACTGTGCCATGGATCTATTTTCCACGTCTTCCGGTGATGGATGGATGAGTTTCGACGTGTCCACGAGCTGTTCCCTTTATTTTTATCTCATCTGTGTAATAGTAGTATGGTGTTCTTCCGGGACTTGCGAACATCCTTGTTGAAAGTTGAAACAGTGAGCATTGTGCGTGCGAAAACCTGACGTCTTCTGTACATCTGCGAGTTTAATTCTTAGCAAGAGCGTATCAAACATTCTGTTATGAACTATGTAAACCTTCTCATGTATATTCATTGCATCAGTTCTTTGGTTGTGCCATCACGTTTTGTGTTTTGAAGTGTTACTATAACACACATAGAAAAAACTTCTCTTCATGGAATTCATTCATAAGAGGATAGAAATCGAACCAAAATCAAAGGCAGTTAATTCACCAAAATTTACCAAACTTGTTTTATTActcttccaaaattcatgtgaaatctCTCCAATTCTAGTATGCGTTTGATCCTACTGTTACAATCGCGGGAGCTGGATTTACCAAACCGTTTGAGATGGCCCTACTGTTACAATCGCGGGAGCAAGGGAGGTGCTGGGTTTACCAAACCGTTTAGGATGGACCTATTGTTACAATCGCCGGACCGAGAGAGGTGCAGGGTTTACCAAACCGTTTGGGGGGTTTATAGTTTGATGGTTACCGCGGTAACCACGTGATTATCATGAAAATCACACGGTTACCAGTTTACCACAAGTGATATCATAATTTTAAAAACTGATAAGATTATCGCATGTAATAACTACGAGAATAGTACGGTTTTGGTTTTGTAAACCCTGGGAGGCGTACTAAAATTGGGGAATCTCGTGAagtctctcctccctctcagtTTTCCCGTTCGTCTCCAAACCTGCGAGAGGCGGCTCCCTCCCGCCATCCCGATTTGGCTTCCCGCCCCAATTCCCGCCGCCGCATAAACCCTCCACAAAAGGGCTCCTCCGCCCTCGcctctccctccccatctcgccTCGCCGCTCTCCAACCcatcgccgcggccgcgcgcgattcctcgcctccgcggcgagcctctcctctcttcctccgcccggcggcgttggcgttggcggcggcggcggcgatgagcgCGGTGAACATAACCAACGTGGCGGTGCTGGACAACCCCACCGCCTTCCTCAATCCCTTCCAGTTCGAGATCTCCTACGAGTGCCTCATCCCCCTCGACGACGGTAAGGCCTGCCTCCCcttacctcctcctcctcctcctggttccgtTGGCGCGTGGCGGCGTGCTAGGGTTTCGTGTGGTTGGGGGTGTTCGTTGGGTGCCGTCTCGATTCGGCGATGCTGGGCTTTGGGCCGTGTTGGTTTCGTTGTCGTTAGCATGTAAAGTCCGGAAGTTGGGGAGTGATGCATGACTCTACCATGGGTTCCATTTTTTCCACCACAACCAGATAAATTTTGTGATGTGGGTGGTAATATATCATGTTGATTTCATTCATGGTGAATGATAGCGTTTTGTGTAATTGGCAGGCTAATAGCGAATGCTGCACACACTCTAGCATGTTTCTTATGCATTGGCCAGCTTGACAAATCAGAGgaatcacttgtttcttttttgttcGAAAGAAGAAGAATGTGGGATAATAACTAGGAACTTAGTATGAAATTAAGAGataatcaaaatatttttgcccGGCATTTAATCATAGGCGAAACTAAGGAATtacttgtttcttttttcttagaaaGAAGAATATGTGATACTAACTAGGAACTCAGCATCAAATTGAGAAAGAAGTAAAATATTTCTGCCGAGCATTTAATCATAGTCTTGTCTCTTTTTCCACTGAGAGAAGAATTATATGGGATACTAACTAGGAACTTAGTATCAAATTAAGAAAGAAGTAAAATATTTCTGCTGAGCATTTAATCATAGGCAAAATGGTGAGCACCGAGAGCAGGGCTCGAACGCAGGTCACATGGATATAAGGCAAGATCTTTGCCATTGAGCTATGTGCCAGTTCTCAAGGAACCACTTGTTTCATTTATCATCTTTTGATTCATGACCAAATTAGTCGATGGGTTGATGAAAGACTAATATTTCTCGTAGAAGGCACCTTGCTAGTTGCTTGGCCACAGCTTGCAGAAGTGCGCCGAGACAGAAGTTGATGCTCTTTGTTTTGTTAGCTTCTCCTTTGCCTTAGTTAGGGATCAGTTCAAGTTGCAAAATTAATTGTCACGGAGTTCTCTAGTATTGGTATTATGTTGGATATGTTCTTTGTTCCTCATGGCAGTATGTTATGATATCGAATCTAGCCTACCAGTTTATAGATTGATCTTGTTAGTGTCTGTTGTCAGGATGTTTGGTGCTACCCCTTTTCAATATGCGATAATAGACTAGTAGTGTAGCTGACACACTTTACGCAAATGTCACAGACAAATTTATGCCCATCAATTGAATGCGCAGTAAAACAACGAATTGggaatttttttaagaagaaagacCCAAGTTTCTCAGATTGACTCCATGGTTTCAGAAAAGAGGTTATCCTACATATGTGTAGGATGAATGATCCCTTCAGATAATTGGTTTTTGATTGGTTACAAACCTTGTAATTTCAGTTCCCATGTTTGTTtgtaaatatttataaatattttcctaataaagaaaaaactaCTGGGCAAGGCCTGGTAGCTGACTGTGAATTTATACTTTTCCTCTATTGTTTTTGTTGAGGGCTTAGTCaattgcagaaaaaaaaatgatattttgcCTGTCACAACCTGGAGTTTTCGTCCCAAGATGTCAGATTCCCTCTCCTATCTTCATCGATTCTGGTAGATTGTTCTACTGTATTAACTATCCTTCTGCAAGACATCATCTAGTGTCCTGGTGTGTCTGAGATTCTACAACATTCGATTGAGATCATTCTGTCTTGATTGTGTGTTATTGGTGTTGATCATTATCAAGGGACCTTGAAGTGTTCAGAGATGTTTCTCTTTTGTGCAATGATAGACAGGAAATGTGCTGCTTTTCTTCTCTAGCCTCTACTCTATTGGTTCTGGTTTGTTGATAATTGCACAAAGTAACATGCGTGTTGGACAGTGGCAAGATATGCTATATGTGCTTTTAATTTGCCTATTTCATTTCTTGAGGGTATGTGATGATAAAAAGGTTTGTTGATTTACCTTTTAGATCTGGAGTGGAAGCTTATATATGTTGGATCTGCTGAAGATGAAAATTATGACCAACAATTAGAGAGTGTGCTTGTTGGCCCCGTCAATGTTGGGACCTACCGTTTTGTACTCCAGGTAAATTTGGTTTTGCTATACTAAAATACTAATATTTTGATTCCAATATCTTTATAGTGCACAATGGATCCAGAAACCCTACCACACTTTCGTTCCTTGTTTATTTTTTCTGCTTCAATTAAGCCTTAAACTCAGATTACAGAACTATTAAATTTTGCATCTCAAAATTGATGTGCCATTACCATTTTAGGCTGACCCACCGGATCCCTCAAAGATCCGTGAAGAAGACATAATCGGCGTCACTGTGCTGCTATTGACATGTTCCTACATGGGACAGGAGTTCATGAGAGTAGGTTACTATGTGAACAATGATTATGACGATGAGCAACTGAGGGAGGAACCCCCGGCAAAGCTTCTAATAGACAGGGTGCAGAGGAACATTCTGGCTGACAAGCCCCGAGTCACCAAGTTCCCAATCAACTTCCATCCTGAACCCAGTACGAGCgcagggcagcagcagcaggagccaCAGACAGCTTCGCCGGAAAACCACACAGGCGGTGAAGGA
This window encodes:
- the LOC4339548 gene encoding transcription factor MYB8; translation: MGRAPCCDKASVKRGPWSPEEDEQLRSYVQSHGIGGNWIALPQKAGLNRCGKSCRLRWLNYLRPDIKHGGYTEQEDHIICSLYNSIGSRWSIIASKLPGRTDNDVKNYWNTKLKKKAMGAVQPRAAASAPSQCTSSAMAPALSPASSSVTSSSGDACFAAAATTTTTMYPPPTTPPQQQFIRFDAPPAAAAAASPTDLAPVPPPATVTADGDGGWASDALSLDDVFLGELTAGEPLFPYAELFSGFAGAAPDSKATLELSACYFPNMAEMWAASDHAYAKPQGLCNTLT
- the LOC4339549 gene encoding syntaxin-71 — its product is MSVIDILTRVDSICKKYDKYDVERLNGANVAGEDPFARLYGSIDADINECVEKAEAAKQEKNRATVVALNAEIRRTKAKLVEEDLPKLQRLALKKVKGLTKEELATRSDLVAALPDRIQSIPDGSSSAKKNGTWGASGSRTGGAIKFDTSDGNFDDEYFKGTEESNQFRREYEMRKMKQDEGLDIIGEGLETLKNMASDMNEELDRQVPLMDEMDEKVDRANTDLKNTNVRLKETVLQLRSSRNFCIDIVLLCVILGIAAYLYNVLKK
- the LOC4339550 gene encoding probable histone chaperone ASF1A; protein product: MSAVNITNVAVLDNPTAFLNPFQFEISYECLIPLDDDLEWKLIYVGSAEDENYDQQLESVLVGPVNVGTYRFVLQADPPDPSKIREEDIIGVTVLLLTCSYMGQEFMRVGYYVNNDYDDEQLREEPPAKLLIDRVQRNILADKPRVTKFPINFHPEPSTSAGQQQQEPQTASPENHTGGEGSKPAADQ